A genomic region of Chlorobaculum parvum NCIB 8327 contains the following coding sequences:
- a CDS encoding Hsp70 family protein has translation MPLAFDFGTCNSVVTRWNEALNDIETPELPNLGIRYPQPGGADARVIPSMIHFGDGDTPLVGSQVAGAGLANHPGTFRWLKMDMLRTGGANRGRRVNGRVIYPRLAADDLVDRILMFVRGAFGDIDDELVLTVPVEAFDHYIDWLREAAIKRFPGGISIIDEATACMLGYSEEVLDNEPYGIVDFGGGTLDVSIVRTDLRSASHARCRILGRAGEEIGGIMIDNWLLEHIQQEQALSDEDIASIGPSLLEAVEEAKIALSNGSPEASFTRFNDVTGRLIDVTLTAATLQAVLEKKREPGMNNLYQHIVRTLDRALDQARDRAGIRKEELKGIFLVGGSSLLPGIQQKIREYFPGTEVHAGRPFEAIARGACRFSGGVIDQTLTHDYCLRSWNRELRDFELVPVVPRGTPYPTGKPVCSKYIKAASDVQEVLGLVIYERTLMSRPLISYVNGADGLRPVKEGERLESRHKALNPEDSEFIHAVPPCRSGDRRFVAGFGVDKNRRLTLWLRDTEPGNQSTIRLRDGSTLPLPVADLPVVKL, from the coding sequence ATGCCTCTTGCGTTTGATTTTGGTACCTGTAACAGCGTGGTCACTCGCTGGAACGAGGCCCTGAACGACATAGAAACTCCCGAGCTGCCCAACCTCGGCATCCGCTACCCCCAGCCGGGCGGGGCCGATGCGCGGGTCATTCCCTCCATGATCCATTTCGGCGATGGCGACACGCCGTTGGTCGGCAGCCAGGTTGCCGGAGCGGGATTGGCGAACCATCCGGGCACGTTCCGCTGGCTGAAAATGGATATGCTGCGCACCGGCGGGGCCAACCGCGGGCGGCGGGTGAACGGCAGGGTGATCTACCCCCGGCTGGCGGCGGACGATCTGGTGGATCGCATCCTGATGTTCGTGCGTGGCGCGTTCGGCGACATCGACGACGAGCTGGTGCTGACCGTGCCGGTCGAGGCGTTCGACCACTACATCGACTGGCTGCGCGAGGCGGCGATCAAACGCTTTCCTGGCGGCATCAGCATCATCGACGAGGCGACCGCCTGTATGCTCGGCTACAGCGAAGAAGTTCTCGACAACGAGCCGTACGGCATCGTCGATTTCGGCGGCGGCACGCTCGACGTCTCCATCGTCCGCACCGACCTGCGGAGCGCTTCGCACGCCCGCTGCCGCATTCTCGGGCGCGCGGGCGAAGAGATCGGCGGCATCATGATCGACAACTGGCTGCTGGAGCATATCCAGCAAGAGCAAGCGCTCAGCGACGAGGATATCGCCTCCATTGGCCCGTCGCTGCTAGAAGCGGTCGAAGAGGCCAAAATCGCCCTCTCGAACGGTAGTCCGGAGGCCTCCTTCACCCGCTTCAACGACGTGACGGGCCGGTTGATCGACGTGACGCTCACCGCCGCCACGCTGCAAGCGGTGCTCGAAAAAAAGCGCGAGCCGGGCATGAACAACCTCTACCAGCACATCGTCCGCACGCTCGACCGCGCTCTCGATCAGGCGCGCGACCGGGCGGGCATCCGCAAGGAGGAGCTGAAGGGAATTTTCCTGGTCGGCGGCAGCAGCCTGCTGCCCGGCATCCAGCAAAAAATCCGGGAGTACTTCCCCGGCACGGAGGTTCACGCAGGCCGCCCGTTCGAAGCCATTGCGCGTGGCGCGTGCCGCTTTTCGGGCGGCGTGATCGACCAGACGCTGACGCACGACTACTGCCTGCGGAGCTGGAACCGCGAGTTGCGCGACTTCGAGCTGGTACCGGTGGTTCCGCGCGGCACGCCCTACCCGACCGGCAAACCGGTGTGCAGCAAGTACATCAAGGCCGCCTCGGACGTGCAGGAGGTGCTCGGGCTGGTGATTTACGAGCGCACGCTGATGAGCCGCCCGCTCATTTCCTACGTCAACGGCGCGGACGGGCTGCGTCCGGTCAAAGAGGGCGAGCGGCTGGAGTCGCGGCACAAAGCGCTCAATCCCGAAGACAGCGAATTCATCCATGCCGTGCCACCATGCCGCTCGGGCGACCGCCGCTTTGTCGCCGGATTCGGAGTGGACAAGAACCGCCGCCTCACGCTCTGGCTCCGCGACACCGAGCCGGGTAACCAGTCAACGATCCGGTTGCGCGACGGCTCCACTCTCCCACTGCCGGTGGCCGACTTGCCGGTCGTGAAGCTTTAA